CGTGCTCCGCGCCGGCGCCTATGAGCTGACCGCCCGGCCGGACATTCCCCCGCGCGTCATCGTCGCGGAATATGTGAACGTCGCCGCCGCTTTCCTTGACCGTGAGGAAACCGGAATGGTCAATGCGGTGTTGGACGGCATAGCCCGCGAACAGCGGCCCGGCGATTTCGCGGGGTAGGCGGGCCGGGTGGGGTGAGTGATGGCTGACGGCGGCTCCGGTGAAGACAGGTTGATCGCCGGGCTGTTCGCGCCCATCGCCCGCCATCCCGGCGCCCTCGGCCTGAAGGACGACGCGGCCTTTCTCCACGTTCCCGCCGGCCACGAGCTCGTCCTCACCAAGGACGCGCTGGTCGCCGGCGTGCATTTCTTCCCCGACGACCCGCCGGCCTCCATCGCCCGCAAGGCGATGCGGGTGAACCTGTCCGACCTCGCCGCCAAGGGCGCCGAGCCGCTGGGCGTGATGCTGGCCTTCGCCATTCCGCCGGATATGGACGTGGCCGCGCTCAGCGACTTCGCCCGCGGCATCGGCGAGGACTGCCTGCTGTTCGGCGTGCCGCTGCTGGGCGGCGACACGGTGAGGACGCCCGGTCCCTTCACCATCTCCATCACCGCTCTCGGCTCGGTGCCGATCGGGCGTATGGTGAAGCGGGCGACGGCGCGGCCGGACCACGCCATCGTGGTCACCGGCACCATCGGCGACGGCGCGCTGGGCCTCGCGCTGCGGCTTGAGCCCGACCGGCCGGGCTTTGCGGCGCTCGATGCCGGGCAGCGCGCCTATCTCGCCGACCGCTATCTGCATCCCCGTCCGCGCCTCGCGCTCGCCAGCGCGCTGCGCGCCCATGCCCGCGCCGCCATGGACGTGTCGGACGGGCTGGTCGGCGACCTCGCCAAGATGCTGGCCGCTTCCAACTGCGCCGGCGAGATCGAGGCGGCCAAGGTGCCGCTCAGTCCCGCCGCCCGCGCCGCCATCGCCGCCGAGCCGGCGCTGCTCGCCACCGCGCTGACCGGGGGCGATGATTACGAGATCCTCGCGGTCATGGGGGAGGGCGACGTCGACGCCTTCGAGGCCGCCGCCATCGCCGCCGGCATCGGCGCCACCGTCATCGGCCGCACGCTGGCGGGCGAGGGGCTGGTGGTACGCGGGGACGACGGGCAGGCGCTGAACTTCACCTCCACCAGCTTCAGCCATTTCTGAACGCAACGCTTTTCGCCAAAGCGCGGATTGCCTGCGCTTCGTCCCCGGCCTAGCCTCCTTCCCAAGGTGCCGGCGCGACGGCACCCAACATCGGGAAAAACCACATGAAATTCGCCAGGATTCTGCTCGCCGCCGCCGCGCTTGCCGTCGGCGCGGGCGCGGCCCATGCCGAGATCAAGACGGTGCGCATCGGCACCGAGGGCGCTTACCCGCCCTTCAACTCGGTCGACTCCACCGGC
Above is a window of Ancylobacter sp. WKF20 DNA encoding:
- the thiL gene encoding thiamine-phosphate kinase, with protein sequence MADGGSGEDRLIAGLFAPIARHPGALGLKDDAAFLHVPAGHELVLTKDALVAGVHFFPDDPPASIARKAMRVNLSDLAAKGAEPLGVMLAFAIPPDMDVAALSDFARGIGEDCLLFGVPLLGGDTVRTPGPFTISITALGSVPIGRMVKRATARPDHAIVVTGTIGDGALGLALRLEPDRPGFAALDAGQRAYLADRYLHPRPRLALASALRAHARAAMDVSDGLVGDLAKMLAASNCAGEIEAAKVPLSPAARAAIAAEPALLATALTGGDDYEILAVMGEGDVDAFEAAAIAAGIGATVIGRTLAGEGLVVRGDDGQALNFTSTSFSHF